A genomic segment from Microbacterium sp. SORGH_AS_0428 encodes:
- a CDS encoding alpha/beta fold hydrolase, translating to MSSPRSLVRLWSLFAIAVALVLAGGATAALVQTSAGSVQVRDVTFTGTAGTSVSGLLYVPATATPETPAPAVLAVHGYVNSREMQTANAVELSRRGYVVLALDQAGHGRSDAPAFGNGFNGPAGLAYLRALDIVDPDNIGLEGHSLGGSTIMNAAAAFPEGYASMVLLDSATGFFGPEGTPDFPRNTLVVFAEWEEFSGSMWASPNTRDLTSSPKLMTLFGTDEPVVPGQLYGSIDDGTARELLRPANNHPGVTHDPAVTQEIVAWFDKTLEGGHDAVGQTWWIKELGTLVAMIGGVLVIFATGGLLLATGFFSAIRRPVPAAAGSRWGWPWIVSAILTTGIPAFTFFWFNTWGAAWIPAGPVFGQSYSTGIVVWALLNGLIGLAIYAVTAGVQRRRNPLAAVRAPEAEGAPALRRGALIGRAAVLSLLSVGAAYLLVVISDWLFKSDFRFYVLQLQPLTATRFALFTLYLLPFTAFFLMLTFTLHRTLRWTGRSSSMRSEMVASAIVLPAGFVVLEIINYVPLFVGGELALPGESLLTIIGYPFIVVLAVVGALSTYFFHKTGTIYVGAFVSALLVTWNVVGGTAVQGDVQEWGGLAMTVRVVLPLLLALVLVVVAVRLRRRSADRSEIDA from the coding sequence ATGTCCTCTCCCCGATCCCTCGTGAGGCTGTGGTCGCTGTTCGCGATCGCGGTGGCTCTCGTTCTGGCCGGCGGTGCCACGGCCGCCCTCGTGCAGACATCGGCGGGTTCCGTCCAGGTACGCGACGTCACCTTCACCGGCACCGCGGGCACGAGTGTGTCCGGGCTGCTGTACGTCCCCGCCACGGCCACGCCCGAGACTCCGGCGCCCGCGGTGCTCGCGGTGCACGGTTACGTCAACTCCCGAGAGATGCAGACCGCGAACGCGGTCGAGCTGAGCCGTCGTGGCTACGTCGTGCTCGCCCTCGACCAGGCAGGGCACGGTCGTTCGGATGCTCCCGCGTTCGGCAACGGCTTCAACGGTCCCGCGGGCCTCGCGTACCTCCGGGCCCTCGACATCGTCGACCCCGACAACATCGGCCTCGAGGGGCATTCGCTCGGCGGCTCGACCATCATGAACGCGGCGGCCGCGTTCCCCGAGGGATACGCGTCCATGGTCCTGCTGGACTCCGCCACCGGCTTCTTCGGTCCCGAAGGGACCCCCGACTTCCCGCGCAACACCCTCGTCGTCTTCGCCGAGTGGGAGGAGTTCTCCGGGTCCATGTGGGCCTCGCCCAACACGCGGGATCTGACCTCCAGCCCGAAGCTCATGACCCTCTTCGGCACCGATGAACCCGTCGTCCCCGGCCAGCTGTACGGCTCGATCGACGACGGCACCGCGCGCGAACTCCTGCGCCCGGCCAACAACCACCCGGGCGTGACGCACGATCCCGCCGTGACCCAGGAGATCGTGGCGTGGTTCGACAAGACCCTCGAGGGCGGTCACGACGCGGTCGGTCAGACCTGGTGGATCAAGGAGCTCGGCACCCTCGTCGCGATGATCGGCGGCGTGCTCGTGATCTTCGCCACGGGCGGGCTCCTGCTGGCGACCGGCTTCTTCTCGGCGATCCGTCGGCCCGTGCCTGCGGCGGCGGGGAGCCGATGGGGATGGCCGTGGATCGTGTCGGCGATCCTCACGACCGGCATCCCGGCGTTCACCTTCTTCTGGTTCAACACCTGGGGTGCGGCGTGGATCCCGGCAGGTCCCGTGTTCGGACAGTCCTACTCGACGGGCATCGTCGTCTGGGCGCTGCTGAACGGGCTCATCGGCCTCGCGATCTACGCGGTCACGGCGGGGGTGCAGCGGCGTCGCAACCCGCTCGCAGCCGTGCGCGCGCCCGAGGCGGAGGGTGCGCCGGCGCTTCGCCGCGGCGCTCTGATCGGCCGGGCCGCGGTGCTCTCACTGCTGAGCGTGGGTGCGGCCTACCTGCTCGTGGTGATCTCCGACTGGCTGTTCAAGAGCGACTTCCGCTTCTACGTCCTGCAGCTGCAGCCGTTGACGGCGACGCGCTTCGCGCTGTTCACCCTGTACCTGCTGCCCTTCACGGCGTTCTTCCTGATGCTCACCTTCACGCTCCACCGGACGCTGCGGTGGACCGGGCGTTCCTCGTCGATGCGCTCGGAGATGGTCGCCTCCGCGATCGTGCTGCCCGCGGGCTTCGTCGTGCTGGAGATCATCAACTACGTCCCGCTCTTCGTCGGCGGTGAGCTGGCGCTCCCGGGCGAGTCGCTCCTCACGATCATCGGGTATCCGTTCATCGTCGTGCTGGCGGTCGTCGGCGCTCTGTCGACGTACTTCTTCCACAAGACCGGAACCATCTACGTCGGCGCGTTCGTCTCGGCGCTGCTGGTCACGTGGAACGTCGTGGGCGGCACGGCCGTCCAAGGCGACGTGCAGGAGTGGGGCGGTCTGGCCATGACGGTCCGCGTCGTTCTGCCCCTGCTGCTGGCCCTCGTTCTCGTCGTCGTGGCCGTGCGCCTGCGTCGGCGCTCCGCCGACAGGAGCGAGATCGACGCCTGA
- the pcaH gene encoding protocatechuate 3,4-dioxygenase subunit beta, which translates to MSTPPPQAAAPESLLASADMPTQSKINQEIADAHADAARRVAAGEDVPTTLYDFAPYRSSLLRHPTKNPRLVDPETIELFSPAYGQRDVAQIESDLTLQHRGEPQGERITVTGRLLDSWGRPLANQLVEIWQANAAGRYIHQRDQHPAPLDPNFTGAGRTITGDDGGFMFTTIKPGPYPWKNHINAWRPAHIHFSLFGGGFTQRLITQMYFPGDPLFALDPIYNTIRDQRDRDRLVAAYDHDLTVPEFSMGYRWDIVVDGPDATWFEPEGEH; encoded by the coding sequence ATGTCCACCCCTCCGCCCCAGGCTGCGGCTCCCGAGTCGCTGTTGGCCTCGGCCGACATGCCGACGCAGTCGAAGATCAACCAGGAGATCGCCGACGCGCACGCCGACGCCGCACGCCGCGTGGCCGCCGGCGAGGACGTGCCCACCACGCTCTACGACTTCGCGCCCTACCGCTCGAGCCTGCTGCGCCACCCCACCAAGAACCCGCGGCTCGTCGATCCCGAGACCATCGAGCTGTTCTCGCCCGCCTATGGTCAGCGCGACGTCGCGCAGATCGAGTCCGACCTGACCCTCCAGCACCGCGGCGAGCCGCAGGGCGAGCGCATCACCGTGACGGGGCGCCTGCTCGACAGCTGGGGCCGTCCGTTGGCCAACCAGCTCGTCGAGATCTGGCAGGCCAACGCGGCCGGCCGCTACATCCATCAGCGCGACCAGCACCCCGCTCCGCTGGATCCGAACTTCACCGGCGCCGGTCGCACCATCACGGGCGACGACGGCGGCTTCATGTTCACCACCATCAAGCCCGGCCCGTACCCGTGGAAGAACCACATCAACGCCTGGCGGCCCGCCCACATCCACTTCTCGCTCTTCGGCGGCGGCTTCACGCAGCGCCTGATCACGCAGATGTACTTCCCCGGCGACCCGCTGTTCGCGCTCGACCCGATCTACAACACCATCCGCGATCAGCGCGATCGCGACCGCCTCGTCGCCGCCTACGACCACGACCTCACGGTGCCCGAGTTCTCGATGGGCTACCGGTGGGACATCGTGGTCGACGGCCCGGATGCCACCTGGTTCGAGCCCGAGGGAGAGCACTGA
- a CDS encoding lyase family protein: protein MPSDEPGAPFTDVGLLSPVTVSHDALVADDAVAAALVTAEVALVRAWAGVGVAPDAVATAASEEFGWSGGGTLVDADWLDTARLASAAVAGGNPVIPLIARLDDRASIQVRPWLHRGATSQDILDSALMLVSRRAGLHLLGVLRQVEAQLSGFAVVHRDTVAAARTLTQQAVPTTVGARAAGWLRGVTRARVRLGDAVEQLPAQLAGAGGTLASFVEIGGTDAAAALPSAYAAELALAAPDAPWHVSRWPVTELGDALVQAIDAVGKLATDVATGSRTEIGELAEGVGGGSSAMPQKRNPTGAVLVRSAALRAPQLGATLHLAAALAADERPDGAWHAEWPTLRELLRLALGAAETTLALVTGLQVDEGAVARALAATDGLLVSERLSLVLSPVIGSDEVRRIVGAATAGGDLRALVREALEAALDRVPGAPHPADDVDALLDPAAYTGLAGALVDRAVADAPADAARESIEAPTEEPA, encoded by the coding sequence TTGCCTTCTGACGAACCCGGGGCGCCCTTCACGGATGTCGGGCTGCTGTCCCCGGTGACGGTGTCGCACGACGCTCTCGTGGCCGACGATGCCGTGGCTGCCGCCCTCGTGACCGCCGAGGTCGCCCTCGTGCGGGCCTGGGCGGGCGTCGGTGTCGCGCCGGATGCCGTCGCCACGGCCGCATCCGAGGAGTTCGGGTGGTCCGGGGGCGGCACGCTCGTCGATGCCGACTGGCTCGACACCGCCCGGCTGGCGAGCGCGGCCGTCGCGGGCGGGAATCCGGTCATCCCGCTCATCGCCCGGCTCGACGATCGCGCGTCGATCCAGGTACGTCCGTGGCTGCACCGCGGCGCCACGAGCCAGGACATCCTCGACTCGGCGCTCATGCTGGTCTCCCGGCGTGCGGGGCTGCACCTGCTGGGGGTGCTGCGGCAGGTCGAGGCGCAGCTCTCCGGGTTCGCCGTCGTCCACCGCGACACGGTCGCCGCCGCCCGCACGCTGACGCAGCAGGCCGTGCCGACCACCGTGGGCGCCCGCGCCGCGGGATGGTTGCGCGGTGTCACACGCGCACGCGTCCGGCTCGGCGACGCCGTCGAGCAGCTTCCCGCGCAGCTGGCAGGCGCGGGCGGCACCCTCGCATCCTTCGTCGAGATCGGCGGAACGGATGCGGCAGCCGCTCTTCCGTCCGCGTATGCCGCAGAGCTCGCGCTCGCCGCCCCGGACGCGCCGTGGCACGTCTCGCGATGGCCCGTGACCGAGCTCGGCGATGCACTCGTGCAGGCGATCGACGCAGTGGGCAAGCTCGCCACGGATGTCGCCACCGGCTCGCGCACCGAGATCGGCGAGCTCGCGGAGGGCGTCGGGGGCGGGTCGAGTGCGATGCCCCAGAAGCGCAACCCCACCGGTGCCGTGCTCGTACGCTCGGCGGCGTTGCGTGCGCCGCAGCTGGGAGCAACGCTGCACCTCGCGGCCGCGCTCGCCGCGGACGAGCGCCCCGACGGGGCGTGGCACGCGGAGTGGCCGACGCTGCGGGAACTGCTGCGCCTCGCGCTCGGTGCCGCCGAGACGACCCTTGCGCTCGTGACCGGACTGCAGGTGGACGAGGGCGCCGTGGCCCGTGCGCTCGCCGCGACCGACGGCCTACTGGTGTCGGAACGGCTGTCCCTCGTGCTCTCGCCCGTGATCGGGTCCGACGAGGTGCGCCGCATCGTCGGGGCCGCGACCGCCGGCGGCGACCTCCGCGCGCTCGTGCGCGAGGCGCTCGAGGCGGCGCTCGATCGGGTGCCCGGCGCGCCGCATCCCGCCGACGACGTCGACGCCCTGCTGGATCCCGCCGCCTACACGGGACTCGCGGGTGCCCTCGTCGACCGGGCTGTCGCCGACGCGCCGGCGGATGCGGCCCGCGAGAGCATCGAAGCGCCGACGGAGGAGCCTGCATGA
- the pcaC gene encoding 4-carboxymuconolactone decarboxylase yields MSRPNGEGRTDEQRYDDGMRVRREVLGDAHVDRAVAGTAPETADFQDLITRYAWGDIWSRPGLARRDRSIAVLTALIALGHHEEFAMHVRAAQRNGLSRDEIVEVVLQSAIYCGVPAANTAFRIVKDVFAEE; encoded by the coding sequence ATGAGCCGGCCGAACGGTGAGGGCCGCACCGACGAGCAGCGTTACGACGACGGGATGCGGGTGCGCCGCGAGGTGCTCGGCGACGCGCACGTCGATCGCGCGGTCGCCGGCACGGCACCCGAGACAGCGGACTTCCAGGACCTCATCACGCGCTACGCGTGGGGCGACATCTGGTCGCGGCCGGGTCTGGCCCGGCGCGACCGCTCGATCGCGGTGCTGACGGCGCTCATCGCCCTCGGCCACCACGAGGAGTTCGCGATGCACGTGCGCGCCGCGCAGCGCAACGGACTGAGCCGTGACGAGATCGTCGAGGTCGTGCTGCAGTCGGCGATCTACTGCGGCGTGCCCGCGGCGAACACCGCGTTCCGCATCGTCAAGGACGTCTTCGCCGAGGAATGA
- a CDS encoding alpha/beta fold hydrolase, with amino-acid sequence MTQPVIALTEPTGPADAPLVVLGPSLGTSTILWEDVVPLLVDDYRVVSWDLPGHGAAPAATAPFTVAEIADAVADAVRSIGGDRILYAGVSLGGATGLELLLRHASLVRGAAIVASGAQLGDAASWHERAAQVRAQSTSSVIIGSAQRWFAPGSIERRPELSGRLLHALQDADDEGYARCCEALAAYDVRPRLGEIAAPVLAVFGRDDQVAPEAKSVEIAEGVRDGRVAVIESAAHLPPAEQPEQTAAVLREFFREVAR; translated from the coding sequence ATGACGCAACCCGTGATCGCCCTGACCGAGCCGACCGGCCCTGCCGACGCGCCGCTGGTCGTGCTCGGTCCGTCGCTGGGCACGTCGACGATCCTGTGGGAGGACGTGGTGCCTCTCCTCGTGGACGACTACCGCGTCGTGAGTTGGGATCTTCCCGGCCACGGAGCTGCGCCCGCGGCGACCGCGCCGTTCACGGTCGCCGAGATCGCCGATGCCGTCGCCGATGCCGTCCGCTCGATCGGCGGCGACCGCATCCTCTACGCGGGAGTGTCGCTCGGCGGCGCGACCGGACTCGAACTGCTCCTGCGCCATGCGAGCCTCGTGCGCGGCGCGGCGATCGTCGCCTCCGGCGCTCAGCTGGGAGATGCGGCGAGCTGGCACGAACGGGCGGCCCAGGTGCGCGCCCAGTCCACCTCGTCGGTGATCATCGGCTCGGCGCAGCGCTGGTTCGCCCCGGGCTCGATCGAGCGCCGCCCGGAGCTGAGCGGCCGGCTGCTGCACGCGCTGCAGGATGCGGACGACGAGGGGTACGCCCGGTGCTGCGAAGCGCTCGCCGCGTACGACGTGCGCCCGCGGCTGGGCGAGATCGCGGCTCCCGTGCTCGCGGTGTTCGGGCGCGACGACCAGGTGGCGCCGGAGGCGAAGAGCGTCGAGATCGCCGAGGGCGTCCGCGACGGGCGCGTCGCGGTGATCGAGTCTGCCGCGCACCTCCCGCCGGCCGAACAGCCTGAGCAGACCGCGGCCGTGCTGCGCGAGTTCTTCCGCGAGGTCGCGCGATGA
- a CDS encoding helix-turn-helix domain-containing protein, with the protein MVPREESMGPQGPDLVYGWLNPASAEKDARDNDDVIVVSGMTGEPPSVRASFALGALEVALVAGGAVEVEPWETSRQWQGVVVGYLVSGSMRVSQEERTVDLAPGDVVLYTGAHGYRISAPDAHEYLLVRIPTSVLALRHGELTTLLAADLTSLGATRLLRAVMSTLASPDSRPSDAAAGHVADALVAAVHAVLADGRAPGTATVLSLFHSLVLWIEEHLQDAELDAVRIARAHELSPRTVRRVFAANGVTVSSLVRERRLERIRDELVDPGHARESIGTIAARWGFPDPATLSSAFTRRYGASPRRYRADLQRQGQPGAAD; encoded by the coding sequence ATGGTGCCGCGCGAGGAGTCGATGGGTCCGCAGGGGCCCGACCTCGTCTACGGGTGGCTGAATCCCGCATCCGCTGAGAAGGACGCGCGGGACAACGACGACGTCATCGTCGTATCGGGGATGACGGGCGAACCCCCGTCCGTGCGGGCGAGCTTCGCTCTCGGCGCGTTGGAGGTCGCTCTCGTCGCGGGCGGAGCGGTCGAGGTCGAGCCGTGGGAGACCTCGCGCCAGTGGCAGGGCGTCGTCGTGGGCTACCTCGTCTCGGGCTCGATGCGCGTCTCGCAGGAGGAGCGTACGGTCGATCTGGCACCCGGCGACGTCGTGCTCTACACCGGCGCCCACGGCTACCGCATCAGCGCGCCGGATGCGCACGAGTACCTGCTCGTGCGCATCCCGACCTCCGTCCTGGCGCTGCGCCACGGCGAGCTGACGACGCTGCTCGCCGCCGACCTCACCTCGCTGGGCGCCACACGCCTGCTCCGGGCGGTGATGTCGACCCTGGCCTCGCCGGATTCCCGACCGTCCGACGCCGCTGCCGGTCATGTCGCGGACGCGCTCGTCGCCGCCGTGCACGCGGTGCTCGCCGACGGCCGCGCGCCCGGCACCGCGACCGTGCTCTCGCTGTTCCACTCGCTCGTGCTGTGGATCGAGGAGCATCTCCAGGATGCGGAACTCGACGCCGTGCGCATCGCACGAGCGCACGAGCTGTCGCCCCGCACGGTGCGGCGAGTGTTCGCCGCCAACGGCGTGACGGTGTCGAGTCTCGTGCGCGAGCGCCGCCTCGAGCGCATCCGCGACGAACTCGTCGACCCCGGCCACGCCCGCGAGAGCATCGGCACGATCGCCGCGCGCTGGGGGTTCCCCGACCCCGCCACCCTCTCGAGCGCCTTCACACGACGGTACGGCGCCTCGCCGCGACGGTACCGCGCCGACCTGCAACGACAGGGACAGCCCGGCGCCGCCGACTGA
- a CDS encoding CatA-like O-acetyltransferase — translation MDALHPVDLEAWPRRQHFEHYLRTVPCSYAITVEVDATEFAAAVPRTGRRTYISQIWALARLVNRHDEFRMTLDGSGAPAVWEQTHPSFTTFNAERETFASVWTPFDPDYAAFHEAAAEVVAEHAGSTEFFPQGAPPPNSFDVSSLPWTAFTGFTLNIDGGSQHLAPIFTLGRYVEREGRLLLPLAIQIHHAVADGFHTARLITEFRELLAEPAWVTD, via the coding sequence ATGGACGCCCTGCATCCCGTCGACCTCGAGGCGTGGCCGCGACGCCAGCACTTCGAGCACTACCTCCGCACCGTGCCCTGCTCGTACGCGATCACCGTCGAGGTCGACGCGACGGAGTTCGCCGCCGCCGTCCCACGGACTGGACGACGCACCTACATCTCGCAGATCTGGGCGCTGGCCCGGCTCGTCAACCGCCACGACGAGTTCCGGATGACGCTGGACGGCTCAGGCGCACCGGCCGTGTGGGAGCAGACCCATCCCTCCTTCACGACCTTCAACGCCGAACGCGAGACCTTCGCGAGCGTCTGGACGCCCTTCGATCCGGACTACGCCGCTTTCCACGAGGCCGCCGCGGAGGTCGTCGCGGAGCACGCCGGATCCACCGAGTTCTTTCCGCAGGGCGCGCCGCCGCCGAACAGCTTCGACGTCTCGAGCCTGCCGTGGACGGCGTTCACCGGCTTCACCCTGAACATCGACGGCGGCTCGCAGCATCTCGCTCCGATCTTCACGCTCGGTCGCTACGTCGAACGGGAAGGGCGGCTGCTCCTGCCCCTCGCGATCCAGATCCACCACGCCGTCGCAGACGGGTTCCACACGGCGCGTCTGATCACCGAGTTCCGCGAGCTCCTCGCCGAGCCCGCCTGGGTGACCGACTGA
- the pcaG gene encoding protocatechuate 3,4-dioxygenase subunit alpha — protein MSEATRLPATSGQTVGPFFAFGLEYPKMHEVVFPHSSGAIVLSGTIYDGAGAPIPDAVIEIWGADTDGTISRARGSRRRDDHTFTGFGRSFTTDEGAYDFWTRNPGPIDGKAPFFAAVVFARGLPNKLHTRIYLPDDEELLAVDPLLASLEPHERATLIATRTPEGDLTHDIHLQGEKETVFLAF, from the coding sequence ATGTCCGAAGCCACGCGCCTTCCCGCGACCTCCGGCCAGACGGTCGGCCCCTTCTTCGCCTTCGGCCTCGAGTACCCCAAGATGCACGAGGTGGTCTTCCCGCACTCCAGCGGCGCGATCGTGCTGTCGGGCACGATCTACGACGGAGCCGGGGCTCCGATCCCCGACGCCGTGATCGAGATCTGGGGCGCCGACACCGACGGCACGATCTCCCGTGCGCGCGGTTCACGTCGCCGCGACGACCACACCTTCACCGGCTTCGGCCGCAGCTTCACGACGGATGAGGGCGCGTACGACTTCTGGACGCGCAACCCCGGTCCGATCGACGGCAAGGCGCCGTTCTTCGCGGCCGTCGTCTTCGCACGCGGGCTCCCGAACAAGCTGCACACCCGCATCTACCTGCCCGACGACGAGGAGCTGCTCGCAGTGGATCCGCTGCTCGCCTCGCTGGAGCCCCATGAGCGCGCTACGCTCATCGCGACGCGCACGCCCGAGGGTGATCTCACCCACGACATCCACCTGCAGGGCGAGAAGGAGACCGTTTTCCTTGCCTTCTGA